The DNA segment CCGCGGTGCCGGTCAGGAAGCACTCATCCGCGGTGTAGATGTCATAGCGGGTGAGGGATTTTTCCTTGAACGGAACGCCCAGTTGGTCCGCCAGTTCCAGGATGACGGCACGGGTGATGCCGTCCAGCGCCCCGTCACTGATGAGCGGGGTGAGCAGCACGCCGTTCTTGATGAGGAAAAGGTTGTCGCCGGTGCACTCGGCCACGTAGCCCTGCTCGTTGAGCATGACGGCTTCCAGCGCGTTGGACTGGATGGCCTCCACTTTCGCCATGATATTGTTCAGGTAGTTCAGAGACTTCACCTGTGGCATGAGGGCGGCGGGTGCCGGACGACGGGTGGCGCACGTGATGATGGCCAGACCGTTCTGATAGTATTCCTCCGGGTAGAGCTTGATGGTGGAGGCGATGATGAACATCGACGGCGTCTTGCAGAGATAGGGATTCAGCCCCAGCTCACCTGCGCCACGGGTAACCACCAGACGGATGTAGCCGTCGGTCAGGCCGTTGGCGGCGACGGTCTCACAGGTGAACTTGATCACCTCTTCCTGCGTCCATGGCAGCTCCAGGCAGATGGCGTGGGCGGAGTCGAACAGGCGGCGGATGTGCTCCTCCAGACGGAAGACACGGCCGTTGTAGAAGCGCAGCCCCTCGAAGACGCCGTCGCCATAAAGCAGGCCGTGATCGAAGACCGAGATCTTCGCTTCCGATTCATCCACCAATTTGCCATCGAGCCAGATTTTCATGTGCAGTTCGCGGAAAGGTAGGTGGATGCCCGCCGCTGGCAAGCGGTAAGGAAAAAAGGTCCGGGCGCCGGGTTCCCGGAACTCACTTCTCCGGCAGCGCGAAGGCGACGAGACTGCCACCCGCAGGACGTCCGGACTTCCCGCCTCCGGCGGAAATGACCACGAACTGGCGGCCGCCCACCGTGTAGGTGCTGGGCGTGGCGTTGCCGCCGAACGGTAGCGGGGCCTGCCAAAGCACCTCGCCGGTGTCCTTGTCAAAGGCGCGGATCATTTCGTCCGCGGTGGCGGCAATGAAGATCACCCCTCCGGCTGTGACCACCGGTCCGCCGTAGTTTTCGGTGCCTGTCGGGGCCATACCCCGCGCCGTCAACGCCTTGTATTCGCCCAGGGGGACCTTCCATTTGATCTCGCCTGTGTTGAGGTCCACCGCGTTGAGGGTGCCCCACGGCGGCTTGATCGCCGGATAGCCCTCCTTGTCGAGGTAACGCTTGAACCCGGCGAAGGCATAGGGCGGCGTCTTGTCCGGGGCGGCCGGCGCGGCGGCCCCCTGCTCATCCGGGCGGCCACCACCACCCGCAGGCGTGGGGACGGACATGATGTAGTCGTGGATGGCGTCCCGCTGCGCGGAGGGGATCTGGTCGAACGGGGGCATGCGCCCCGCGCCCTTCTGGGTGAGGGTTTCGATCTCGATGCGGGTCTTGCGCTTCTGCACATCGATCAGCGAAGGAAAGCCTCCTGCCGGATTCCCCTTGCGGTCGAGTCCGTGGCATGCCGCGCAGTAGGTCATGTATTCCTTTTCACCGCGTGGCAGCGCCGTGCCGTCGGCCCGTCGGGTCTCCACCATCTGGACGATCCACGGCATCTCGTTCACGTTGACGTAGTAGATGCCCTCCGGGTCGGCGGCTCCACCGCCCCATTCCATGCCACCGTCGAAGCCCGGAAACATGATGGTTTCCTGGAGGCTGGGGGCCGGGAACGGTCCGAAGTTCGGCGAAACACGGATGCGGTCGAGGGTGGCCGCCTTCGCTTCCGGAGAGGTGATGGAAATGTCGTCCTCCGTGTAGCCCTGGCGCATCAGCGGGGCAGGCTTCGCCGGAAACGGCTGGGTGGGCCATGCCTGCTCACCGCGCAGGGTGGAGGCTGGCACCGGGCGTTCCTCGATGGGCCACAGCGGCTCACCCGTCACGCGGTCGAAGACGAACAGGATGCCGTGCTTCGTCCCCTGCGCCACGGCGTCGATCTTTTTCCCCTTGTGCGTGACCGTCAGCAGCACCGGTGGGCAGGGCAGGTCCTTGTCCAGCAGGTCGTGGTGGACGGTCTGGAAGTGCCACAGCCGCTTGCCGGTGGTGGCGTCCAGTGCGACGATGCAGTTGGCGAAAAGGTTCATCCCGTGGCGGGTGCCGCCGTAGAAGTCCGGCTCCGCCGTCTTCGTCGCCACATAGACGATCCCGCGCTTCTCATCGAGCGCCTGTCCCGGCCACGGCATGACGCCCGTGGCGGTCCTGTAAGCCTCCGGCGGCCAGGTGTCGTGGCCGACTTCACCCGGACGCGGGATGAGGTGGAAAATCCACTTCCGCTCACCGGTGCGGACGTCCAGCGCGCGCACCGCGCCCGGTCCGCCGAAGCCGCCGATGATCAGCAGATCCTTGTAGATCACACCCGGGGTATTGAGACCCACGTTCGGCGTGCCTTCGCGGTCCAGCCCCTTCCCGAGGTGGATCGCCCCCTTTTCACCGAACGATTCGACGACCTTTCCCGTCGCGGGGTCCAGGGCGAGCAGATGGTTGCCCACGGCGGTGAACAACCGCGCCTCGCTGCCATCCGCAGCCGCCCAATAAACCAGCCCCCGCTGGCGGCCCTTGCCCGCTCCGGCGACGCTGGTGGCGGGATCCCAGGTCCAGCGCTCCTTGCCGGTGGCGGCATCCAGCGCGACCACCTTCCGCGTCGGAGTCGGCGTGTAGAGCACCCCACCCACGATGAGGTTATTCGCCTGATATTCGCCCTTGTCGCCGGTTTCATAGGTCCAGGCGACCTTCAGCTCCTTCACGTTCCCTTTGTTGATCTGCTTCAGCCCGGAATAGAGGTTCCTTTCCTTCCCCCCCAGATAGACCGGCCAGTCCGAATCCGGCTCCGCGGCGGCAGGCAGGATGGAGGAGAGGAGAACTCCCGAAAGGATCCGGGCATGGAGGGAGGTGCGGCGAAGTCCTGCGGGCATCAGGTGGGTCATGCGGTGGTGAGGATGATCCGGAAAAGACGCGGGAGCCAAGGGCAAGCTTGCACCTTTTTCACATGACCCGGCATTTCACCACCGGCAGAAGGGCACGCGCGAGAGCGAGGAGTTCGCATACCGCCGGTCGTCGGAGACCTCCGCGCCGACCCATGGCGGCATCTCCGGTTGCTCCGACTCATCGGTTAGTTCCACCTCCGCGACGACCAGGCCCTCGTTCTCGCCATGGAAAACATCCACCTCCCACACATGGGAGCCGTGGGGCACCAGAAAGCGTGTCTTGTCGATGACCGACGGCTCGCAAAGGGCCAGCAACTGGCTACCCTCCTCCGCTGGGATCTGATACTCGAATTCGGCGCGGGAGATACCCTCAGCCGCTCCCTTGATGGTGAGCCATGCCTCGTCCCCGGCCACCCGCACCCGGACGGTGCGCCCCGTCTCACGTGAAAGATAGCCCTGCGCCATGCGCGTGCCCTGCGGACTCCCCGCACGCCACCCATCATCCGCCACCAGATATTTCCGCTCGATCTCGACCGCCATGATTCCTCCCATTCGATGTCACGGTGCTTTCCCGCCGGCCACCTGCGGCCGGGTGAGGATGGACCAGTCCAGTTCCCCATGGTCCAGCCGCTGCACCTCGCTGGCATAGACCGCGTCCTCGTTCCTCGGATCGAGCTGGGCTGCGAGCGCCGTGAACAGGCGGGCCGCCAGTTCATTCTCCTCCCCTTCCTGATTCAGTAAAAGGCCCGCGCGGGCATAAATCAGCTTCGCCATCGCCTCCGGGCCGAAATCCAGCCTCACCCTTTCGGGCAGCGTCCCTTGGGAAAGTTGGAAATTCACCACCACCGCCCGCTTGTTCCGCGGGGAGAGATGCAGGGCCAGCGCGAGGAATTTCCGCGCCTGCTCCAGGGATGCCGGGGACGCCTCCGCCTCCACCACCCGGTTCACGGCGAGGTTGGCCAGGCTCGTCGCATATTCATCCCGCTCCGCGTTCATCATCGCCAGCTCCGGGGAAAACGAACGTCCGTCCACGCGAATGGCCTGCCAGGTGAATTTCACCGTCTGCTCCGGCTGGGCATGCGCCACCACCAGCGAGATCGCCGGAAATGCCACCGCCACTTGCCAAAGCCGCATCATCGCGGATAAGGATGCGGAAGCACCCCGAAACGCGCAAGTGGCAATTCCCCAAGACACCAATCCGCCGAAAAAGGAACTCCGCCGCGAAATGCGCCGTCTGGTGAAAACGCTCCCGCAGGAAAACCCCATGGTCCTGCAACTGCTGCGCGACTGGCTGGCCGGACAGCCGCAGGTGAAGGTCATTTCCACCTACTCACCTCTACCAGGTGAGGTGGACATCATGCCACTGGTCACGGAGTTCCCCCATCTCCGCTGGGTCTTCCCCCGCGTGGAGGGCGGCGAATTGGTCCTCCATGAAGTGAGCGAGCCCGCCATCGACCTGGAACCCGGAGCTTTCGATATCCGAGAGCCGAAGACCGGCCTGCCCGTCGTGGATCTTTTCCATGTCGATGCTTTCCTTTGCCCGGGTCTCGCCTTCGATGAATACGGCGGCCGCCTGGGCCGTGGCCGCGGCTTCTATGACCGGCTGCTGGAGCATGCCCGCGGGGATGCGCTCAAGGTCGGTGTCTGTCACAAGGAGCAGCTCGTCCCACACACCTTCGGCGAGGCGCACGACGTGGTGATGAGCCGGGTGATCTCAGGGTGAGGCCAATCACTGGCCGCCGGGAACGAACCGTGCGATCTCTTCCAGGATCTGCTCCACCGGAGCGAGACGGCCCACACCTTCATAGCCGCAGGCGAGCAAACCTTCCGCTGGATCGACGAAATGGCAGCCGTCCTCCCTGAGTTGCGCCACGTTCCGCGCGGTGGCGGGGTGCAGCCACATCTTTCCGTTCATGGCGGGTGCGATGAGCACGGGGGTCGTTCTCGGCAGGGCAAGATAGATGGCGGAAAGCGGGTCCGGGGCCAGGCCGTTGGCGAAGTTCCCGATCACGTCCGCGCTGGCAGGGGCGATGACCAGGAGGTCCGCGCCATCCGCCAGTTCGATATGGCCCGGCTTCCA comes from the Luteolibacter sp. SL250 genome and includes:
- the ilvE gene encoding branched-chain-amino-acid transaminase — protein: MKIWLDGKLVDESEAKISVFDHGLLYGDGVFEGLRFYNGRVFRLEEHIRRLFDSAHAICLELPWTQEEVIKFTCETVAANGLTDGYIRLVVTRGAGELGLNPYLCKTPSMFIIASTIKLYPEEYYQNGLAIITCATRRPAPAALMPQVKSLNYLNNIMAKVEAIQSNALEAVMLNEQGYVAECTGDNLFLIKNGVLLTPLISDGALDGITRAVILELADQLGVPFKEKSLTRYDIYTADECFLTGTAAEVIPVVSLDRRKIGDGKPGEFTKRFLKAFHELAGSTGTPVA
- a CDS encoding CYTH domain-containing protein; this encodes MAVEIERKYLVADDGWRAGSPQGTRMAQGYLSRETGRTVRVRVAGDEAWLTIKGAAEGISRAEFEYQIPAEEGSQLLALCEPSVIDKTRFLVPHGSHVWEVDVFHGENEGLVVAEVELTDESEQPEMPPWVGAEVSDDRRYANSSLSRVPFCRW
- a CDS encoding 5-formyltetrahydrofolate cyclo-ligase, yielding MAIPQDTNPPKKELRREMRRLVKTLPQENPMVLQLLRDWLAGQPQVKVISTYSPLPGEVDIMPLVTEFPHLRWVFPRVEGGELVLHEVSEPAIDLEPGAFDIREPKTGLPVVDLFHVDAFLCPGLAFDEYGGRLGRGRGFYDRLLEHARGDALKVGVCHKEQLVPHTFGEAHDVVMSRVISG
- a CDS encoding PQQ-binding-like beta-propeller repeat protein, with protein sequence MPAGLRRTSLHARILSGVLLSSILPAAAEPDSDWPVYLGGKERNLYSGLKQINKGNVKELKVAWTYETGDKGEYQANNLIVGGVLYTPTPTRKVVALDAATGKERWTWDPATSVAGAGKGRQRGLVYWAAADGSEARLFTAVGNHLLALDPATGKVVESFGEKGAIHLGKGLDREGTPNVGLNTPGVIYKDLLIIGGFGGPGAVRALDVRTGERKWIFHLIPRPGEVGHDTWPPEAYRTATGVMPWPGQALDEKRGIVYVATKTAEPDFYGGTRHGMNLFANCIVALDATTGKRLWHFQTVHHDLLDKDLPCPPVLLTVTHKGKKIDAVAQGTKHGILFVFDRVTGEPLWPIEERPVPASTLRGEQAWPTQPFPAKPAPLMRQGYTEDDISITSPEAKAATLDRIRVSPNFGPFPAPSLQETIMFPGFDGGMEWGGGAADPEGIYYVNVNEMPWIVQMVETRRADGTALPRGEKEYMTYCAACHGLDRKGNPAGGFPSLIDVQKRKTRIEIETLTQKGAGRMPPFDQIPSAQRDAIHDYIMSVPTPAGGGGRPDEQGAAAPAAPDKTPPYAFAGFKRYLDKEGYPAIKPPWGTLNAVDLNTGEIKWKVPLGEYKALTARGMAPTGTENYGGPVVTAGGVIFIAATADEMIRAFDKDTGEVLWQAPLPFGGNATPSTYTVGGRQFVVISAGGGKSGRPAGGSLVAFALPEK
- a CDS encoding flavoprotein, which codes for MKVVLGITGSIAAYKAADLASQLVKAGHQVDVVMTRAATEFITPLTLEVLTRRPVLVSLEDEKQSWKPGHIELADGADLLVIAPASADVIGNFANGLAPDPLSAIYLALPRTTPVLIAPAMNGKMWLHPATARNVAQLREDGCHFVDPAEGLLACGYEGVGRLAPVEQILEEIARFVPGGQ